TCTCACAGGCATCACTGTTCAAAGCTTCTGTGAGTGTTGCAGATTTGATCAaaaccatttattttttaaaaggaacTGTCCTTAGGAAGCTCCCCAGACCAATTCAGTGTACATTTGGTGATGTTCGAAATCAAAGCTGTGAATAGTACAAGAATAAGGTGCAGGGAATGTAGAAAGAAAGGTAAAAATTCAATCAACAGTGTAGGTCAAATTAACATATCTCTAGCACACTGGCAAATAGTATAAACTTTTCTACTTTGCCATTCACTGGATTAGGTGTTTGACTGAACAtgagtgtatgtgcgtgtgcatgctcACTTGCTGGCGAGGCCTCCCCCTGGTGGGAGGTTAGGGATATTCTCTGTGGCAAGGTTCCTCAGGATATGTACCAGATCAGGAATTCCCTCTTCCCCTGCTTTCTCGATGAGTTCTGAATGAGAGCGTACAGATGACaggttaaataaaaagtacaaataGAACAAACTGCAGCTAAGTTTGGAAACACTGAAAGGACAGccagaaataaagaaaccacTCACATAAAAAGATTTCCCAAGCAATCTTAAAGAACCTGAGGTAAAAATTTGGTGTATAAACTTTGTGAATGGCAAGTGACACAGTCAAGGGGACACAGTGAAAATGGACAGGGGAAATGAAGGGTACCCTGCAGCTCAGTTAGACTGCTCTGGGCCTGGTGCCAGTTGAATGTTCAGCCAGCACATTCCTAGTTGGTGGAACAGTGCTGACGTCTCCCAAAGGCCTTCTCAGCATGCAGCCAAACATTACCACATTATTACCCCAACCATGACCCAACATTCAAACCCATGCGTTTACATAACCCACAAAACTACATTTAACGCGCATCTGCTTGCCAAAATATGTGCAGCatgcaagaaagaaaagggaAGGACAGGCGAAAAAAGGAAAACCAAAATCAGCGATGTCAGGCTAttgaattacagaaaaaaagacaggagTGGACAAGTAATACATTTATTAGCTGTTCCACTGGGCAAGAGAACGTTTCAGTGTTGAACAACTTGTTTTACAAGTCTGCCTACTGGGTTTATTTTCAGTTAACAAATTAGCAGACCTGCATGACAATTATGGCTTGTGGCCCTGTGGTGAAAACCCCCACCACACTGATCCACAGAAATTAAGAATGCGTCCTTGGCTAACATGTAAACGTAATTAAACAGCAGTCAGGTGGTACGTGCTAATAGTGCCACCATGCCATATTTAAACTAAAAGATTCAATGCAGATATCATGTAAACATGCTTTGAGAATGTCAACATTTTGTTCTTTCCTTGATTGGAGGCCAGGAGGGAAAAGCAGCCTACAACTTGTTTGCCAGCTCAAGTGTTTTGGGGGTTCGAAGCAAGATGCACAAATTTCACTTCTGTAGAATGCTTTTGAAATTATACGCTTAAAATTTGTGCTTTCTGTCGAGTGGATTAGAAACACATGCAGAGCAGTACAGGCACTGAGTAAGCATTGCTGTTCCTTTAAACTGTCTATCCAAAGCACCATGGGCACTATGAGCAAGAACAAAATTCCCAGGTCTGCTGTGTTCTCCCAGTGGGGTCCTGCCAAATTTGTTCAGTTAAATACTAGCAATAACTACCAAATGTGTACAAAGCAATATTATCTTCTGGCTCTTTATCCTCTTCTCTTTTGCAAAATCTAATGTAGacatttagtttaaaaatgtgtttaatgtgatgACATGCGATCATAACATGACATTGATTTGGCTTTGTCGAAAATTATGTGTAGCTGGTTTTGTATGGTGTAAATACCTGCCTTCAGTTCATATACACACGCAACATTTTAAGACGGAAGATGATTTTTcaggacacacagacatgacaaGCACTGTTTTGCTTTAAGTTCATTATGTGAGCTTTAAATAAGTTTTAAAGAATTCTCTCACCTTCCACACGAGATTCAAGGAACTTATCCAACTCAGCGTCTCTCTTCACTGCTTCTTCTGATACTTTGGGTGCATTTggcaaacacactaacacaacactcATATTATCTCGACTTCCCTGTAGGAAGAAGAGAAATTTAAATTTCCTACTAAGActccagaacagaaaaaaaaggcttttctattcaaattcaattcaaaattcAATCCATCTAAACATGAATAgttcaacatttttttctgcCTAATCTACTACAGTCAGCTTTGGCTTTTTTCAGAATAGAATAAGGGGAAATATtgtttgataaaaataaaattctaagtTTCTTGAATTTTGTGGTCAGTTTATAAGTGAAGAAAGGCCACAAATCACGTGGAATGTTTATAACAAGaaaactctacactacactaaaacaattctttcaataaataattcataaacattttataaaaatatgcacAAATATACTGCACAAAATATGTATCTCCTTAATAGCTGCCAGCCACCCTTGGGGATCTATTCTTTATGTACGTATAATTGtgctttccttcttttcttagCCCAGGGAAAAGTGAAATTATGGTCTGAATCACACATTAGCATGTGATAGATTAGAAAAGAAATCTAAGTATTGCAGTGAAACAACTCCTAGCACTACACAATGACTGAGATAAAAGCAAACAATTTCCCAACAGGAAGGAAGATCATCTACCTTGTGAAGGCATGTGTCCACCACCTCATTGCACACTTTTTCCAAGTCATCAGACACCTCTAGCCTGGCACGCACAAAGGCACACAGCTCTTCATTACTCATCACATCCCATATTCCATCACAGGCCAGCACCACAAACTCGTCCTCTTCTGGCACACGGGGAATCTCAAATACCTCAGGCTCAGGAGAAACCAGCTGCTCGGTGGGGCCTTTGCCCTCCACACACTTGTAGTCATAGTCGCCCAAAGCACGTGACACAGCCAGAGAGCCATTCACACGCTGGATCATGACGGACCCACCGGCATTCTGGATGCGCTCCTTCTCACGTGGGTCACATGGCTTATGGTCGAGTGTGGAGAAGCGAACACGCGCATCACGACAAAGCAGCGCACGTGAGTCACCACAATTGATGAAGTACATATGATCGGGTGAAAGCAGTACAGCCACGGCCGTGGAGCCGCTGCGATCAAGGCCATTGCGCGGGTCGGCAAAGCCACGCATGTGCTCATCAATGCGCAGGAAGCCAGCACGCACGCCGCTCTTCACCGCCTCCACACTGCGGCCTAGCTCGCCGGCTGGTGCTGCTGCCACAATGTGTTCTAGCAGATGCTTGGAGCAGTAGTTGGCCACACGTGAGCCTGCATGGCCATCATATACAGCAAAAAAAGACCAGTCGTCAAGGCCATGTGGTAAGCCCACAGTGGCTGTATGTGCATCCTCCATTTCCACACGCCATCCTTGCATGCTGCTCAGGCCATAGCGCAGGCCATTGCCCTCACCGTGTGCATTGTGCTTCTCCGTCTTGGGCTTGTCTAGGAACGCCCCCATGACTCTCACCACCTGCTAGGACAAAAAACAGACGAGCAAGTGATCGAAACATGAACACTAATTCATCATCGTAAAGCATTATAGTGTACAATGCAGAGAGCTAAGGGCAGTTCTCACAACCTGTCCGTTTCATCTATGAGGCAGTGAAAAACTATAAAGGGTAACTGATGTAACCTCAAGCATTTTAGACAGTGTGCAACATAGGGCTTATCTATTTACCTACTACCTTAAGACTAACACAATGTAAACTAAAGGTTAGTACGGCAAATAATCAGTGTTGTGGGTGTAGACTTTTACTTAAAGAGAAGTATAAAGTATCAAGCAGTGTGTTTGCATACATATGAAATGTATATTCAACAAGCAAGGGGATAGAGACACTAAATATCTTGCTTATAGACcttgatatttattaaaataagcatataaatcattttaaattaaccCCTAATCatctttatataaacaaataaataaaatatttttacaataacCATTATAGTTAAAGATAAATCTGACATACATTGATAGCTTTTATGTCACACTACAGATAAAAGCACATGTTTCAAGGAGAGAGCTCAAGTGGGTTCATGTCACTTGGTTTATCTGCTGTTTTGTAGTATTGATTTTTTGGTATTTTCCATCTCACTCCAGGGTAAAGGCTGTTAAACTTTTGTTGTGACTTGCAACCCACAAAAGCTACTGCAATGAATAAGTCAGAATTTCATTTTTCTGACACTATAAAGTCAGAAGAACACATGAATATATGACAATATGATTCCAAGCACTAATTCAAACTCATAAGTTTAATATCGGCACAGCTTTAACCGACAACTGTAAGGACTAATAAGTAGCATAAGGTTGCCTCTCTAAGCAAGCTTGGTCTTGTATCTCTCCCAAATTATTCATCACTTTTAGCACAGATTGACAAACATTCGGCAAAAGCACATTCTACTTACTGAATGATTGTCAAAAGTGGATAAGGAGAGTTGAAACAAACATGCTAGGAAAAAACCAAACTGTGCTGAACTCTGAACGCAAACACTGTATACTCCTGGTGTACACTTCCCTCCTCTCCCCCATGAGGTAGTCTATACAAGAAGATATTATAATTTTCAAGATTTCAACACAAGAATGTTTCATCCTAGAAAGTGTATTTGTGCCCATTATGTAATATGTGATAATTAAATGTTTACCCTGGCATCTAGGTCAGCTGCCTAATACCTCATACCTAATAAAGCTTCCGGAACAAACTTCTTGAAAAAGGGCAGCACCTTATTAATTGTGTTTAAGCATCCCTTGTGTCTTCATAGTTAGTGAACGCAATGAGCATTACAAAAAATGCCTTGGCCAAGGAGAACCTCCCACACTAAACTGAAACGGCATTGGACATGTATATATAAGGATTAGACTTGCTTCCCAACAGATGCTATTCTATTAAGGCCAAACTGAAAAGTGTTGAGGTTCTTGGCTCTGAAACCATGAAGTGGGTGTACCTACCAAAAATCAACACACTGCATGCCTGATAATCCTATCGCCTCTGCAGAGCTGCCTGAGCTTCTAAAAAGTGTTGTGCTGCTCAAACGCAAAGCCACAGAGAACAAAACATTATTACTGTTTCTAATCTAACTTCAAAGAACGCAAACATTTTCCATCTTATGAACATCGATCCCTTTCAAAATCCAATTAATATGTTCCCTAAAAAGTCATTTCTTAAGGAGAGTCACTAAAAGCTGTAATGACTTTGGTATTCAGGCCATCACTTCTGTGGGAACCTTTTGTTTGGTGTCCATTCAGAAACCTCTGCTGTTCTGTCCATTC
The Tachysurus vachellii isolate PV-2020 chromosome 6, HZAU_Pvac_v1, whole genome shotgun sequence genome window above contains:
- the ppm1ba gene encoding protein phosphatase 1B, which encodes MGAFLDKPKTEKHNAHGEGNGLRYGLSSMQGWRVEMEDAHTATVGLPHGLDDWSFFAVYDGHAGSRVANYCSKHLLEHIVAAAPAGELGRSVEAVKSGVRAGFLRIDEHMRGFADPRNGLDRSGSTAVAVLLSPDHMYFINCGDSRALLCRDARVRFSTLDHKPCDPREKERIQNAGGSVMIQRVNGSLAVSRALGDYDYKCVEGKGPTEQLVSPEPEVFEIPRVPEEDEFVVLACDGIWDVMSNEELCAFVRARLEVSDDLEKVCNEVVDTCLHKGSRDNMSVVLVCLPNAPKVSEEAVKRDAELDKFLESRVEELIEKAGEEGIPDLVHILRNLATENIPNLPPGGGLASKHSVIEAVYNRLNPQRDDDGNAADLEDPW